In Cololabis saira isolate AMF1-May2022 chromosome 14, fColSai1.1, whole genome shotgun sequence, a single genomic region encodes these proteins:
- the LOC133460125 gene encoding interferon regulatory factor 2-binding protein 1-like — translation MSGAASRRQWCYLCDLPKMPWAMLWEFSEAVCRGCVNYDGADRIELLIDTARQLKSSHGVLERPAGGPGGPGAKPGPPEAAGRPGGRGDYVLTARLPNGLHRAEDEARQSPNPPRRALGGPALHGSLSLLAPGLVPGPQGLLAGPHGLLGLQGARALRPGPSTSLTPDPGWALAELNEVARARVEGWPGRPKAVREVLGALSGCCPFSVRFRKDHGLLGRVLAFDAGAAPDYDLRVFVEYPAGSGVIFPGVPDAARQMFRDSNKDPGKAANSGLRYVEYEKRPGSGDWRGLAELLSDPVRLFKEPPVPEVLPTPDPVLALAAGRPGPAKGGASARRRKASPGSENGEPEHPGRDPWPRGYAGLEPLPGLAGPQDPPRLHGQPSPISALMGVADGPNMAANMAASMAAHSSAAGHSSSSSPSASTSGPAGGLGLGGANANAGGAGDAAPAALLCCTLCRERLEDTHFVQCPSVPHHKFCFPCTRGFIRGQGGGGEVYCPSGERCPLAGSAVPWAFMQGEISTILAGDADVTVKKESDP, via the coding sequence ATGTCGGGCGCAGCGTCGCGGCGCCAGTGGTGCTACCTGTGCGACCTGCCGAAGATGCCGTGGGCGATGCTGTGGGAGTTCAGCGAGGCCGTGTGCCGCGGCTGCGTCAACTACGACGGAGCCGACCGCATCGAGCTGCTGATCGACACGGCCCGGCAGCTCAAGAGCTCCCACGGGGTCCTGGAGCGGCCCGCGGGGGGCCCGGGGGGGCCCGGGGCCAAGCCGGGCCCCCCCGAGGCGGCGGGCCGGCCCGGCGGCCGCGGGGACTACGTGCTAACCGCCCGCCTGCCCAACGGGCTGCACCGGGCCGAGGACGAGGCCCGGCAGAGCCCCAACCCGCCCCGCCGGGCCCTGGGGGGCCCCGCGCTGCACgggtccctgtccctgctggCCCCGGGCCTGGTGCCGGGCCCCCAGGGGCTGCTGGCGGGCCCCCACGGCCTGTTGGGCCTGCAGGGCGCCCGGGCCCTGCGGCCGGGCCCCAGCACCTCCCTGACCCCGGACCCGGGCTGGGCCCTGGCGGAGCTGAACGAGGTGGCCCGGGCCCGCGTGGAGGGCTGGCCGGGCCGGCCCAAGGCGGTGCGGGAGGTTCTGGGGGCGCTGAGCGGCTGCTGCCCCTTCAGCGTGCGGTTCCGGAAGGACCACGGGCTCCTGGGCCGCGTGCTAGCCTTCGACGCCGGCGCCGCGCCGGACTACGACCTGCGGGTGTTCGTGGAGTACCCGGCCGGCTCGGGCGTCATCTTCCCCGGCGTCCCGGACGCGGCCCGGCAGATGTTCCGCGACTCCAACAAGGACCCGGGCAAGGCGGCCAACTCGGGCCTGCGCTACGTGGAGTACGAGAAGCGGCCCGGCTCGGGCGACTGGCGCGGCCTGGCCGAGCTGCTCAGCGACCCGGTCCGGCTGTTCAAGGAGCCGCCCGTCCCCGAGGTTCTGCCCACGCCCGACCCGGTGCTGGCGCTGGCGGCCGGGCGGCCCGGCCCGGCTAAAGGCGGCGCCAGCGCGCGGCGGCGTAAAGCGTCGCCCGGCTCGGAGAACGGGGAGCCGGAGCACCCGGGCCGGGACCCGTGGCCCCGGGGCTACGCGGGTCTGgagcccctgccgggcctggccGGGCCCCAGGACCCGCCCCGGCTGCACGGCCAGCCCTCGCCCATCTCCGCCCTGATGGGCGTGGCCGACGGGCCCAACATGGccgccaacatggccgccagcATGGCCGCCCACTCCTCGGCCGCCGGACACTCGTCCAGCAGCAGCCCGTCCGCCTCCACCTCGGGGCCCGCGGGGGGCCTGGGCCTGGGGGGGGCTAACGCTAACGCCGGCGGCGCGGGCGACGCGGCGCCGGCCGCGCTGCTCTGCTGCACGCTGTGCCGCGAGCGGCTGGAGGACACGCACTTCGTCCAGTGTCCGTCCGTCCCGCACCACAAGTTCTGCTTCCCCTGCACGCGCGGCTTCATCCGCGGCCAGGGCGGCGGCGGGGAGGTGTACTGCCCCAGCGGGGAGCGCTGCCCCCTGGCCGGCTCCGCCGTGCCCTGGGCCTTCATGCAGGGAGAGATCTCCACCATCCTGGCCGGGGACGCCGACGTCACCGTCAAGAAGGAGAGCGACCCCTGA